GGCGCGGTCGAACAAAGCTTGCGCGCCAGCCCGCGGGGGATGCGCACGCGCTCGTCCTCGACCTCGGCACCGGCCGCGCGCCAGCGTTCCAGCGCGGCGGGGTTGTTGACGAAGTTGACACCGATCTCGGCCAGCACCGTTTCCGCATTGGCCTCGATGATTTCGAGCGCTTCTTCGTTGAGAACCTCGAAATTGGGGATGTTACGTTCGATATATTTGGCGGTCTCGATCACAACCGCCGAGCGTTCGGCACGGCGGGCGGCACCGCCGCCGCCCCGGGCGCGTCGCCGGGTCATTGCCTCTTCCATGGTTGATCCCCTGGGTGATTGGTTAGCGTGGCCTGTCTTTTATCAGGCGCTTGCCGATTTCGAATGTGGATTGCGGCGCTCTGGGGGGAAAAGCGACATGTTTCGCGCCTTTGCGCGACAGTGCGCTGTCTCGTTCCGGTGCGGCCCCGTTTTCCATATGGAAAACGGCCCGGAAAACGTGCCGTTTTCCGGCACCGCCTCTTGCGCAACGCCGGGCCGCGCCCTAAGAGCCAGACATGAGCCAGACATCCCACGACCGCCTTCTGATCATCGACTTCGGCAGCCAGGTAACGCAGCTGATTGCCCGCCGCCTGCGCGAGCTGAACGTCTATTGCGAAATCCACCCCTATCAGAATGTCACGATGGACTTCGTGCGCGAAATGGCGCCACGGGCCGTGATCTTCTCGGGCGGGCCCGACAGCGTCACGCGCGAGGGTTCCCCCCGCGCGCCGCAGGAAATCTTTGACTATGGCGTGCCGATCCTGGGCATCTGCTATGGCCAGCAGACGATGATGACCCAGCTGGGCGGGCGCGTCGAATCCGGCCACGGCACCGCCGAATTCGGCCGCGCCTATGTCACCCCCAAGGGCACGCTCGACATTCTCGACGGCTGGTTCACCGACGGCCGCGAACAGGTCTGGATGAGCCATGGCGACCACGTGGCCGAAATCGCCCCCGGGTTCGAGGTCTACGGTACCTCGCCCGGCGCGCCCTTTGCCATCACCGCCGACACCAGCCGGCATTTCTACGCGGTTCAGTTCCACCCCGAGGTGCACCACACCCCCAACGGCGCAAAACTCTACGAGAATTTCGTGCGTCTGGCGGGATTCAAGGGCGACTGGACCATGGGGGCCTATCGCGAGGAAATGATCCGCACGATCCGCGAACAGGTCGGCGACAAAAAGGTCATCTGCGGCCTCTCGGGCGGCGTCGACAGTTCGGTCGCCGCGATCCTCATCCACGAGGCGATCGGCGACCAGCTCACCTGCGTCTTTGTCGATCACGGGCTGTTGCGCAAGAACGAGGCGACCGAGGTCGTCGGCATGTTCCGCGACAATTACAACATCCAGCTCATCCATGCCGACGAATCCGATCTGTTCCTGGGCGAGCTTGACGGCCAGTCCGACCCCGAGACCAAGCGCAAGATCATCGGCAAGCTCTTCATCGACGTGTTCCAGAAACATGCCGACACCATCGAGGGCGCCGAATTCCTGGCCCAGGGCACGCTGTATCCCGACGTGATCGAATCGGTTTCCTTCTCGGGCGGCCCCTCGGTCACCATCAAATCGCACCACAATGTGGGCGGCCTGCCGGAGAAGATGGGCCTGAAACTGGTCGAGCCGCTGCGCGAGCTGTTCAAGGACGAAGTCCGCGCGCTGGGTCGCGAGCTGGGCCTGCCCCAGTCGTTTATCGGTCGCCACCCCTTCCCTGGACCGGGCCTGGCCATCCGCTGCCCCGGCGAGATCACCCGCGAAAAGCTGGAGATCCTGCGCGAGGCCGACGCGATCTATATCGACCAGATTCGCAAGCACGGGCTCTATGACGAGATCTGGCAGGCCTTTGTCGCCATCCTCCCCGTCCGCACCGTCGGCGTGATGGGCGACGGGCGCACCTATGATTACGCCTGCGCCCTGCGCGCGGTGACCTCGGTCGACGGCATGACCGCCGATTATTACCCGTTCACCCACGAATTCCTGGGCGAGACCGCCACAAGGATCATCAACGAGGTCAAGGGCATCAACCGCTGCACCTATGACATCACCTCGAAACCGCCCGGAACCATCGAGTGGGAGTGACCATGCCCCCCGCACGGCCTGCCAGATAACGGCATGAGCCCCATAGCCCGCGCCGCGCTGTGGATGACCGGTGCCATCGCCTCGTTCTCGGCGATGGCCGTGGCCGGGCGCGAGTTGAGCGCGGTGCACGATACATTTGAAATCATGATGTATCGCAGCTTTGTGGGCGTGCTGGTGGTGTCGCTGATCCTGAGCGTCACCGGCACCTGGCATCAGGTCAGCACCCGCGCGCTGGGCCTGCACGCGTTGCGCAATGCGGTGCATTTCACCGGCCAGAACCTGTGGTTCTTTGCCGTGACCGTGATTCCGCTGGCACAGGTCTTTGCTCTGGAATTCACTCAACCGCTCTGGGTCATCCTGCTGTCACCGCTGCTCTTGGGCGAGCGGATGACGCGGGTGCGGGTGGCTGCGGCAGTGATCGGTTTCGTCGGTATCCTGATCGTTGCGCGCCCCGGCGCCAGCAGCCTCAACATTGGTATCCTGACGGCCGCCCTGTCAGCAATTTTCTTTGCGATGACAACGATTTCAACGAAGAAACTCACCCGGCTTGCCAGTATCGGCTGTATCATGTTCTGGCTGACGGTCATGCAGGCGGTGCTGGGGCTTGTGGCCTCGGGCCATGACGGGCAGATCGCCCTGCCGACTCTGGGCACCGCGCCTTATCTGGTGCTGGTCGGGCTCGCCGGTCTGCTGGCGCATTACTGCATCACCAACGCGCTGGCCATCGCGCCCGCCACCGTGGTTGTGCCCATCGACTTTGCCCGCCTGCCCACCATCGCGGTGGTCGGCATGCTGCTTTATGGCGAGGCGCTTGATATCTGGGTTCTGGTTGGCGCAGCGGTGATCTTTGCCGGCAATTACCTCAACATCCTGGCCGAGACCCGAAACACGGCCCGGTAACGCACTCTCAACCCGGCGCGAGCTGACCTTCGGTCAAGGATTGACCGATCTGTACACCCTCTTAGCTTGATCTCACCACTACGGGAGCCGCGCAGCCCCTCACCTGCGCGGGATGGAGATATCTAGGAGAACCCAAATGAAGAACGCGCTTTCGGGTGCGCTGGCGTTGTGCGCCCTGACGACGGCGGCACAGGCGGGCGGCCTTGACCGGTCCGGCCAGGGCATCAACATCCTCTTTGAGGAGGGCGACGCGATCCAGTTTCGCCTCGGCTGGACCGACCCCCGTGTCAGCGGCAGCCTGGGTGGCATGCCCTCGGGCAATGTGGCCAACAGCTTTGTCCTGCCGCATTTCGCCTATAAGAAAGCGCTGAGCGACCGGCTGGATTTCGCGCTGATCTATGACCAGCCCTTTGGCGCCGACATCACCTATGACGCCGCATACCCGCTGTCGCAGAACCCCGTGCCAGGTGGCCGCCGCGATGTTCTCAGGGCCAAGGCCGATACCGATGCGCTGACCGCCGTGTTCCGCTATCGCTTTGACCGCGGGCTGAGCGTGATCGGCGGCCTGCGCGCCCAGCGGGCCGAGGCCACCGTGACCGTTCCCGCCGCCGCCGGCTATAGCGTGACCACCGACAGCCCGGTCGATTTCGGCTATGTGGTGGGTGTCGCATGGGAACGGCCCGATATCGCCGCCCGGGTGGCGCTGACCTATAACTCGGCCATCGACCATACCCTGCAGCAAAGCGAAAGCCTGAACCCGCCGCCCCCGGCGCCGCCGGGATTCGTGGCCACCCTGCCCTCGACCAGCACGATCAGCACACCGCAATCGGTGAACCTCGATTTCCAGACAGGCATCGCCGCCGACACGCTGCTGTTTGGCAGCGTGCGCTGGGTCGACTGGACCGCGCTGGTCTATAACCCGCCCAACTATCCGCCGCTCACCAACCTGGTTGATTACGACAGCGATACGGTGACCTATTCGCTGGGCATCGGACGCAAGTTCTCCGAGGCCTTTTCGGGCGCGGTGACACTGGGGTACGAACGGCGCACGGGCGACAGCCTGTCCGATCTCGGCCCCACAGATGGGTTCTGGAGCATCGGTCTGGGCGGCACCTATTCGCTGGACAAGGCCAAGATTTCAGGTGGCGTGCGCTATACCGATCTGGGCGATGCCACCACCAACAACGGTGCCCGCTTTACCGGCAACAGCGCCTGGAGCGTCGGGCTTCAGATCACCTACGCGCTGAACTGATCAAGGCGCAGGAATCGGGTCGCGCGGGGGCCGCCCCATCGGGCACAAGGGGGCATGAGCGATCAGAAAACCCTTTCCCCGCGCGCCTGGGCCGAGCTGCTGCTGCTGGGCCTGATCTGGGGCGCCTCTTTCCTGGCGATCCGCGTCGCATTGGACGAGGTGCCGGTGGTCACGGCGGTGCTGCACCGGACCTTCTGGGCTGCGCTGTTGTTGTGGCTGGTGGTCTGGGCCAGCCGCATCGCACTGCCGCGCGATCCGCGCGTCTGGGGTGCCTTTCTGGTGATGGGGCTGCTCAACAACGTGATCCCCTTTGGCCTGATGGCCTGGGGCCAGCTGTATATCGAGACCGGGCTGACCTCGATCCTCAATGCCAGCACCGCCATCTTCGGCGTGCTGGTTGCGGCGGCTGTCTTTGCCGACGAGCGGCTGACGCCCCGGCGCCTGCTGGGGGTCAGCATCGGCTTTGCGGGCGTGGTGATCACCATCGGGTTCGAGCATCTGACCCGGTTCGACCCGCGTTCGACCGCGCAACTGGCGGTGCTGGCGGGCACGCTGTCCTATGCCTTTGCCGGGGCCTGGGCGCGGGCACGGCTGGGCGGGCTGGCGCCGCAACTGGCCGCCGCCGGCATGCTGACCGGGTCGAGCCTGATCCTGCTGCCCGCCGCGCTGCTGATCGACGGACCAGTCACTCTCTCGCTGCAACCGGTAACCTGGGCCGCCATCGGGTATTATGCGCTGGTCGCCACGGCGGGGGCTTACCTGCTTTACTACCGGGTGCTGGCGATGGCGGGTGCGGGAAACCTGATGTTGGTCACGCTGGTGATCCCGCCGGTGGCCATTGGCCTTGGCGCCTGGATACGGGACGAGGCACTGCCGGCCAATGCCTTTGGCGGTCTTGCCCTGCTGGCCCTGGGCCTGATGCTGCTGAACCGCCGCCCGCGCCGCCGCGATTGACCCGGCCCGCCGCGCCCATTAGCAAGGGCGCGAACAGCAAGGATGAGGGCGGGATGATCTACGGCTCGGCTCGGGACTGGCGCGCGGCCAGCCGCAAGAAAGTGCTCTTTTTCGGCATGTCGGGCCTGGGCAAGACCCATGTCTCGAACCGGTTGCGCGATAATGGCGACTGGTTCCACTACTCGATCGACTACCGCATCGGCACCCGCTACATGGGCGAGTTCATCACCGACAACGCCAAGGCCGAGGCGATGAAGGTGCCCTTCCTGCGCGATCTGCTGATGTCGGATTCGATCTATATCGGCTCCAACATCTCGTTCGAGAACCTGACCCCGGTCTCGACCTATCTGGGCAAGCCCGGCGCGCCCGGCAAGGGCGGGCTGCCCATTGCCGAATACCGTCGCCGTCAGGACCAGTTCCGCCATGCCGAGATCTATGCCCTGCTCGACACCGAGTATTTCATCGACCGGGCGCAGCGGCTGTATGGCTATCCGCATTTCATCTGCGACACTGGCGGCTCGATCTGTGAATGGGTCGACCCCGAGGATCCGCGCGACCAGGTGCTGAGCGAGCTGTCCAAGCACACGCTGATGATCTGGATCGAAGGCTCCGAGGCTCATACCGCCGAGCTGATCCGCCGTTTCGACAAGGCGCCCAAACCGATGTCCTATCAGCCGGAATTCCTGTCCCGGGTGTGGGAAGCCTATCTGGCCGAGAACGATTGCACGCCCGACGAGGTCGACCCCGACGCCTTTATCCGCTGGACCTATGCCCAGGCGCTGGCCCATCGCCAGCCCCGCTATCGCGCCATGGCCCGCAACTGGGGGATCACCGTCACCGCCGAACAGATCGGCGCCATCCGCGACGCCGCCGATTTCGACGCGCTGATTGAATCCTCCCTGGAAAACCGCCCAGACTGAGCGCATGAGAAAATTCTACGAATTTTCTTCTCCCCCTCTGGACGCGCTGAATCGGGATTGCTATACGGCGCGAACCGTTCCGGCGTAGCTCAGCGGTAGAGCAGTTGACTGTTAATCAATTGGTCGTAGGTTCGATCCCTACCGCCGGAGCCAAAATCTCTGAATATACAGCAGGTTGAGGATGAGTCCTCATGCTGCGTACGTATAGCTGTTCAACCGCAAGCGCGACGCATCTACCAGCTCGCCTTCTGCGTGACTGCCCATTCAGCCACGGCCTGACCGGCCACTGAGTAGTTTGGGCTTTGGCACGGGTGCGGGTCGAAGCATTCGTCCCCGCCACGATATCCATGCAACAGCCGCAATCACCCGTTCGGGATAAGTCGCGCTCTCTATGGGAGGTTCCGGTGGTGCCCAAGGAGAGACTCGAACTCTCACGCCCGTGAAGGCGGGGGATTTTGAATCCCCTGCGTCTACCATTCCGCCACTTGGGCCACCTGAGCACATGGATTAGCCGCAGCCGCGGCGAAGGTCCAGAGGCAAAAACACGCCCAGCTAGATGGTTGACCCCGACCGCGCCACGTGATTTGCAACCCGAAACCATAATCGCAAGGCAGGCGCGGGCGGCATGCTGACATCGCTCTATCACCGGACCATGGCACTTGCCGATCATCGCCACGCGCTCTGGGCGCTGGCGCTGGTGGCGTTCCTGGAAAGCTCGGTCTTTCCGATCCCGCCCGACCTTTTGATGATCCCGATGATTCTGGCGCGGCCCTCGCGGGCCTGGCTGATCGCGCTGGTGGCGCTGGTCGCCTCGGTGCTGGGCGGTCTGTTGGGCTATGCCATCGGTGCCTTCTTCTATGACAGTATCGGTGCACCGATCCTTGAGGCGATGGGCAAGGGAGACGCGATGGAGGCGTTCAACACCCGGTTCAACGATTTCGGCTTCTGGGCCGTGCTGACGGCCGGGGTCACGCCCTTCCCCTACAAGGTGATCACCATCATGTCGGGCTGGACGGGCATGCCGCTGGCCACATTCGTGGCCACCTCGATCCTGGCGCGCGCGCTGCGCTTCTTTCTGGTCGCCGCACTGCTCTGGAAATTCGGCGCCCCGGTGCGCGATTTCATCGAGCGGCGCCTTGGCTTGGTGATGACCGTCTTCATGGCGTTGCTGATCGGCGGTTTCTTTCTGGTGAGGTATCTGTGATGACACGCAACCGATTGATTATGCTGGCCGCAGGTGGCTCGGCTGCAATGCTGCTGGCCGCCTGGGGGTTTCAGTATCTGGGCGGCATGGCGCCCTGCAAACTGTGCATCTGGCAACGTTACCCGCATGGGGCGGCGGCGCTGATCGGCGCGCTGGCACTGGCAAGCGGCTGGCGCATTCTGACGTGGGGTGGTGCCCTGGCAGCGCTGAGCACCGGCGGCATCGGCCTCTATCACGCCGGTGTCGAACAGGGCTGGTGGGAAGGGCCGACCACCTGCACATCGGGGCCGATCGGCAACCTCAGCGCCGAACAGCTGATGGCACAGATCCTGGAGGCACCGCTGGTGCGCTGTGACGATATCCCGTGGGAGCTGTTTGGTATCTCGATGGCGGGCTGGAACGGGGTGATCTCGATCGGGCTGGCGCTGATCTGGCTGCTGGCGGCGACCCGCCGGGCCTGAGCTCCGCCCCTTTCAGGCCACCACATCTGTTCCAGGGGGTGCTGACAAAATTCGACGAATTTTGTCCCGCGGGGGCAAAGCCCCCTTAGGCACCCCCGCTCAAGTCGCCTTCTTGGTCGACAACAGCAGGCTGGTCTCGCTGGCCTGCACCCCTTCGAACAAGCGAATCCGGGCCAGCGCATGGTCCAGCCCCTCCAGCGTTTCGGTGCCCAGCTCGACAATCAGGTCCCAGCGTCCGTTGGTCGAATGAATGGCGCGCACCTCTTTCAGACCCTGCAACTGTCGCGTGATGCGCGCGGCGCCGCGCCCTTCGATCTCGATCATCATCAGCCCGCGCACCGGATCGTTCAGCACATCCTCCTTGAGCGTGATGGTAAAGCCCAGGATATCGCCCCGCTGCACCAGCCGTTCGATCCGCGCCCGCACGGTGGTGCGCGACAGGTCCAGCTGCAAGGCCAGATCCGACAGTGATGCCCGCGCGTCATGTCTGAGCGCGGCAATCAGACGCTCGTCCGTTTTGTCCATGATGATTTCCGATTTGACCAATGACTTTGCTTTATGACCAAAATCACCACTGGATTTCAACACGTTTTGACCAGACCTTGGCGAAAACCGCAACGAGACCTCATCTTATGTCCCGCAAGACCTGTATTCTGATCGGCGCGCCTGTCGACAGCGGCAAGCGCCGCACCGGATGCCTGATGGGCCCCGATTCCTATCGCACCGCCGGCCTGGCCGAGGCGCTGGCCGATCTGGGCCACAGGGTCGAGGATCTGGGCAATCTCTCGCCCGCCGAACATGCGCCCGAACCAAGCGACACCCACCTGCATCAGCCCAACCGCACCATCGGCTGGACCAACCGGCTGATCCGCGCCGCAGAACAGGCGATGCCGCGCGGCCTGCCGATCTTTCTGGGCGGCGATCACGCGCTGGCCCTGGGCAGTGTGGCAGGCGTGGCCAACCACGCCGCCCGCGTCGGGCGCCCGCAATTCGTGCTCTGGCTTGATGCCCATAGCGATTATCACACGCCGGAAACCTCCGCTTCCGGTAACCTGCATGGCACGCCGCTGGGCTATGTCACCGGGCGCGGCGGCTTTGCCGGCTTCCCGGTGATCAAAAACCCGGTCAAGCAACGCAATATCTGCATCCTCGGCCTGCGCTCGGTTGACCACGCCGAGCGTGAGGCGTTGCAACGCACCAAGATCCGCTTTCACGACATGCGACAGATCGACGAGCATGGCATCGCCCGCCCCCTGCAGGCCTTTCTGGATACGTGGGCCAAGGAGAATGGCATGCTGCATGTCTCGCTCGATGTCGACTTTCTCGACCCGTCGATCGCGCCTGCCGTGGGCACCACCGTTCCCGGCGGTGCCACAATGCGCGAAGGGCATCTGGTTATGGAGATGATCTGCGACAGCGGCTTGATGACCTCGCTCGACCTGGTCGAGCTGAACCCGTTCCTGGATGAACGCGGCCGCACCGCCCAACTGATAGTCGATCTGGCCGCCTCGGCGCTGGGCCGCCGCGTCTTCGACCGCCCGACGCGGAGCTTCTCGTGACCACGATCCAGGCCCCCATGGCGGTGGTGATGATCCGC
The window above is part of the Ruegeria pomeroyi DSS-3 genome. Proteins encoded here:
- the guaA gene encoding glutamine-hydrolyzing GMP synthase, with product MSQTSHDRLLIIDFGSQVTQLIARRLRELNVYCEIHPYQNVTMDFVREMAPRAVIFSGGPDSVTREGSPRAPQEIFDYGVPILGICYGQQTMMTQLGGRVESGHGTAEFGRAYVTPKGTLDILDGWFTDGREQVWMSHGDHVAEIAPGFEVYGTSPGAPFAITADTSRHFYAVQFHPEVHHTPNGAKLYENFVRLAGFKGDWTMGAYREEMIRTIREQVGDKKVICGLSGGVDSSVAAILIHEAIGDQLTCVFVDHGLLRKNEATEVVGMFRDNYNIQLIHADESDLFLGELDGQSDPETKRKIIGKLFIDVFQKHADTIEGAEFLAQGTLYPDVIESVSFSGGPSVTIKSHHNVGGLPEKMGLKLVEPLRELFKDEVRALGRELGLPQSFIGRHPFPGPGLAIRCPGEITREKLEILREADAIYIDQIRKHGLYDEIWQAFVAILPVRTVGVMGDGRTYDYACALRAVTSVDGMTADYYPFTHEFLGETATRIINEVKGINRCTYDITSKPPGTIEWE
- a CDS encoding DMT family transporter, giving the protein MSPIARAALWMTGAIASFSAMAVAGRELSAVHDTFEIMMYRSFVGVLVVSLILSVTGTWHQVSTRALGLHALRNAVHFTGQNLWFFAVTVIPLAQVFALEFTQPLWVILLSPLLLGERMTRVRVAAAVIGFVGILIVARPGASSLNIGILTAALSAIFFAMTTISTKKLTRLASIGCIMFWLTVMQAVLGLVASGHDGQIALPTLGTAPYLVLVGLAGLLAHYCITNALAIAPATVVVPIDFARLPTIAVVGMLLYGEALDIWVLVGAAVIFAGNYLNILAETRNTAR
- a CDS encoding OmpP1/FadL family transporter → MKNALSGALALCALTTAAQAGGLDRSGQGINILFEEGDAIQFRLGWTDPRVSGSLGGMPSGNVANSFVLPHFAYKKALSDRLDFALIYDQPFGADITYDAAYPLSQNPVPGGRRDVLRAKADTDALTAVFRYRFDRGLSVIGGLRAQRAEATVTVPAAAGYSVTTDSPVDFGYVVGVAWERPDIAARVALTYNSAIDHTLQQSESLNPPPPAPPGFVATLPSTSTISTPQSVNLDFQTGIAADTLLFGSVRWVDWTALVYNPPNYPPLTNLVDYDSDTVTYSLGIGRKFSEAFSGAVTLGYERRTGDSLSDLGPTDGFWSIGLGGTYSLDKAKISGGVRYTDLGDATTNNGARFTGNSAWSVGLQITYALN
- a CDS encoding DMT family transporter — translated: MSDQKTLSPRAWAELLLLGLIWGASFLAIRVALDEVPVVTAVLHRTFWAALLLWLVVWASRIALPRDPRVWGAFLVMGLLNNVIPFGLMAWGQLYIETGLTSILNASTAIFGVLVAAAVFADERLTPRRLLGVSIGFAGVVITIGFEHLTRFDPRSTAQLAVLAGTLSYAFAGAWARARLGGLAPQLAAAGMLTGSSLILLPAALLIDGPVTLSLQPVTWAAIGYYALVATAGAYLLYYRVLAMAGAGNLMLVTLVIPPVAIGLGAWIRDEALPANAFGGLALLALGLMLLNRRPRRRD
- a CDS encoding YqaA family protein encodes the protein MLTSLYHRTMALADHRHALWALALVAFLESSVFPIPPDLLMIPMILARPSRAWLIALVALVASVLGGLLGYAIGAFFYDSIGAPILEAMGKGDAMEAFNTRFNDFGFWAVLTAGVTPFPYKVITIMSGWTGMPLATFVATSILARALRFFLVAALLWKFGAPVRDFIERRLGLVMTVFMALLIGGFFLVRYL
- a CDS encoding disulfide bond formation protein B encodes the protein MTRNRLIMLAAGGSAAMLLAAWGFQYLGGMAPCKLCIWQRYPHGAAALIGALALASGWRILTWGGALAALSTGGIGLYHAGVEQGWWEGPTTCTSGPIGNLSAEQLMAQILEAPLVRCDDIPWELFGISMAGWNGVISIGLALIWLLAATRRA
- a CDS encoding Lrp/AsnC family transcriptional regulator, with the translated sequence MDKTDERLIAALRHDARASLSDLALQLDLSRTTVRARIERLVQRGDILGFTITLKEDVLNDPVRGLMMIEIEGRGAARITRQLQGLKEVRAIHSTNGRWDLIVELGTETLEGLDHALARIRLFEGVQASETSLLLSTKKAT
- the rocF gene encoding arginase, yielding MSRKTCILIGAPVDSGKRRTGCLMGPDSYRTAGLAEALADLGHRVEDLGNLSPAEHAPEPSDTHLHQPNRTIGWTNRLIRAAEQAMPRGLPIFLGGDHALALGSVAGVANHAARVGRPQFVLWLDAHSDYHTPETSASGNLHGTPLGYVTGRGGFAGFPVIKNPVKQRNICILGLRSVDHAEREALQRTKIRFHDMRQIDEHGIARPLQAFLDTWAKENGMLHVSLDVDFLDPSIAPAVGTTVPGGATMREGHLVMEMICDSGLMTSLDLVELNPFLDERGRTAQLIVDLAASALGRRVFDRPTRSFS